A region of Fimbriimonadaceae bacterium DNA encodes the following proteins:
- the puuB gene encoding Gamma-glutamylputrescine oxidoreductase: MADIAVIGGGISGALAAFRLADAGLNVVLVDKARFGMGSTLASTALLSYEYDELLGPLIRKMGERKALRAYELCFEAVTELSTIVEAIQNPCGHESKVAIRISSNADDARQFEAESRLRNRHSLPTQCMDGPELERRFGIRAAVGLLQPNAAQLNPVDLTLTLIESAEREGLQAYEHTRITVYESGKHGVLLKAANGAKIRCREVVFATGYESDKFIGRHLARTNTDFCFVSTPTPDLAKLSRCHVVEHAENYLYMSTFGDRLMVGREDPTFSPPKRRSGLLRSRATTLLRRAQEFLPEAKIEIDRRWAGTFAKSKDSLPFLGHTPGLPRAHFLLGYGGNGIASSAMLSSILVDVIRGKGRANAEIFRIDR, translated from the coding sequence GTGGCCGACATAGCGGTTATCGGAGGCGGGATCAGCGGGGCCCTTGCGGCCTTCCGCCTCGCCGATGCCGGCCTGAACGTCGTCCTCGTCGACAAGGCGCGCTTCGGCATGGGTAGCACGCTCGCGAGTACGGCCCTCCTAAGCTACGAATATGACGAGCTCCTTGGCCCGCTGATACGAAAGATGGGGGAGCGCAAGGCGCTTCGGGCCTACGAACTCTGCTTCGAGGCAGTGACTGAACTGTCCACTATCGTCGAGGCGATTCAGAACCCGTGCGGCCATGAATCGAAGGTCGCGATCCGGATATCAAGCAACGCTGATGATGCGCGGCAATTCGAAGCCGAGAGTCGCCTGCGGAACCGCCATTCGCTTCCTACCCAATGCATGGATGGGCCGGAACTTGAACGCCGCTTCGGGATCAGGGCAGCTGTCGGACTGCTGCAACCAAATGCTGCGCAACTCAACCCGGTCGATCTCACCTTGACCCTCATCGAGTCCGCAGAGCGAGAGGGCCTTCAAGCCTATGAACACACGCGGATTACGGTTTACGAAAGCGGAAAGCATGGCGTGCTGCTGAAGGCGGCCAACGGAGCGAAGATCCGTTGCCGGGAAGTGGTTTTTGCGACAGGATACGAGTCCGACAAATTCATAGGACGACATCTGGCCCGGACGAATACGGACTTTTGTTTCGTGAGCACGCCAACGCCGGACCTGGCAAAGCTCAGCCGTTGCCACGTCGTGGAGCATGCCGAAAACTATCTGTACATGAGTACGTTTGGCGATCGGCTGATGGTGGGAAGGGAAGATCCAACCTTCAGTCCGCCAAAGAGGAGGTCCGGCCTTCTTCGAAGCCGAGCCACAACGCTCTTGAGACGCGCGCAGGAGTTCTTGCCGGAAGCAAAGATCGAGATCGACCGCCGGTGGGCCGGTACCTTCGCTAAGTCCAAGGATTCCTTGCCTTTCCTGGGCCACACGCCGGGCCTGCCTCGGGCTCACTTCCTCCTCGGCTACGGTGGCAATGGCATCGCCAGCAGCGCCATGCTCTCGTCGATCCTTGTTGACGTGATTCGTGGAAAGGGCCGTGCCAATGCCGAGATCTTTCGGATCGACCGCTAA
- the hcf136_1 gene encoding Ycf48-like protein, translating into MGTGEANYANHSRYGVGLLKSTDSGATWSLLGQNTFAGRTFSKIVINPQDTQVLYASIAAAGGFPELAAAKGHPQKGGPYGVFKSTDGGVSWTQLTNGLPSEAATDIAMVTTSPSTLFAAIGRPFGSTSNGIYKSTDSGASWVKLGGGLPTSNVGRISVATAPSNASRVYALFVNQCSASGNNGTTLGGFKSTNGGTSWTSLPVGSFQSTYGWFLCAVGVHPTNADTALFAGLDLLRTTNGGSSFSTITTQHVDNHAIAWDASGRLWIGCDGGVYRSTNNGSTWLNQNTGLGTTQFYAGVSISPADGTTVLGGLQDNGTVQRNGNTLNWSNHIGGDGGYTHIDQLNPAVRFAQFQGSGNIYRSTNSGSTWNSSSSGINGGDRNAFFSPIEVDPTNSSRVLLGTYRVYRSLNGGSSWTAISGDVSNGGGSIRALAIAKTNPNVVWLATNDGNISRSTDGGATFTKVLTGIPGWPRVTREITIDPSNDQIVYVAVSNFGVNQIRRTKNGGSSWTTLDGNLPDIPVNVIAVAKVGGKQMIFAGTDDGVYRTMDDGLHWTRFGSGLPRTAVIDIRLDIPRKRMVAATQGRGAWESTLSLVSIGPEP; encoded by the coding sequence GTGGGAACCGGCGAGGCCAACTATGCGAACCACAGCCGGTACGGTGTGGGCCTGTTGAAGTCCACCGACAGCGGGGCGACTTGGAGCTTGCTTGGCCAGAACACCTTCGCCGGCCGAACCTTTTCCAAAATCGTCATCAACCCCCAGGACACACAGGTCCTCTACGCTTCGATCGCCGCCGCCGGTGGCTTTCCCGAACTCGCTGCGGCCAAGGGACATCCCCAAAAGGGTGGCCCGTACGGTGTCTTCAAGTCGACCGACGGCGGCGTGAGCTGGACGCAGCTAACCAACGGTCTGCCTAGCGAAGCGGCGACCGATATCGCCATGGTGACCACCAGTCCGAGCACCCTCTTCGCCGCCATCGGCCGTCCGTTTGGCTCGACCTCGAACGGCATCTACAAATCCACAGACTCCGGCGCCTCGTGGGTCAAGCTTGGTGGCGGTCTGCCGACCTCGAACGTCGGGCGAATCTCGGTCGCAACGGCTCCTTCCAACGCGAGCCGAGTCTACGCCCTCTTTGTCAACCAGTGCTCCGCAAGCGGCAACAATGGAACGACTCTCGGCGGATTCAAGTCGACGAATGGCGGGACGTCGTGGACATCGCTCCCGGTTGGTAGCTTCCAGTCCACCTACGGCTGGTTTCTCTGCGCGGTCGGGGTCCATCCAACAAACGCCGACACGGCCCTCTTTGCCGGCCTCGACCTCTTGAGAACGACCAATGGAGGCTCCTCGTTCTCCACGATCACGACGCAGCACGTGGACAACCACGCCATCGCCTGGGACGCAAGCGGCAGGCTTTGGATTGGCTGCGACGGGGGCGTTTACCGGTCTACGAACAACGGCTCAACGTGGCTGAACCAGAACACGGGACTGGGGACGACCCAGTTCTACGCAGGCGTATCCATCAGCCCCGCCGACGGCACGACCGTTCTCGGCGGATTGCAGGACAACGGAACCGTCCAAAGGAACGGCAACACCCTGAACTGGTCGAACCATATCGGCGGCGACGGCGGCTACACCCACATCGACCAGCTAAACCCTGCCGTCCGGTTTGCCCAGTTCCAAGGCTCAGGCAACATCTACCGGTCCACCAATAGCGGAAGCACGTGGAACAGCTCGAGCTCCGGGATCAACGGGGGCGATCGGAACGCATTCTTCTCCCCGATCGAGGTTGACCCAACGAACTCGAGCCGCGTCCTCCTCGGTACCTACCGCGTTTACCGGTCGCTGAACGGGGGCTCGTCTTGGACCGCGATCAGTGGCGACGTCTCCAATGGCGGCGGGTCGATCCGGGCGCTTGCCATCGCGAAAACCAACCCGAATGTCGTCTGGCTGGCCACCAACGACGGGAACATCTCGCGCTCGACCGACGGCGGCGCCACCTTCACGAAAGTGCTCACCGGCATTCCTGGCTGGCCGCGCGTCACCCGCGAGATCACGATCGACCCGAGCAACGACCAGATCGTCTACGTGGCGGTTTCAAACTTTGGCGTCAACCAGATCCGCCGAACCAAGAACGGTGGCTCGTCGTGGACGACGTTGGACGGAAACCTGCCGGACATCCCGGTGAACGTCATCGCAGTCGCCAAGGTCGGTGGAAAGCAGATGATCTTCGCCGGCACGGACGATGGGGTGTATCGGACGATGGACGATGGGCTGCATTGGACGCGCTTTGGCAGCGGCTTGCCACGTACGGCGGTAATCGATATCCGGCTGGACATTCCCAGAAAGCGGATGGTGGCCGCCACGCAGGGTCGCGGGGCCTGGGAATCGACGCTGTCGCTGGTGTCCATCGGGCCGGAGCCTTAG
- the ubiB gene encoding putative protein kinase UbiB: MHTADNPTTIQRLERDGPRMREILGVAVRYGLTDYVSSLPIPGAKAVLETARDKELSDLPREVRLREALTELGPTFIKIGQMLSTRPDLIGIELAEELAKLQSATPPDPPEVVRRTLEAEFGVPQTDIFAEFDPEPLASASIAQVHLARLFSGEQVAVKVQKSGIQATIESDLSVLESLAELADKHSQNLRSWEPVRLVREFRRSITAELDFHRELENTDRFRHNFEEDESVRFPRTWPELSTTRVLTLELLVGIPGTDEDALRNSGVDLNEFSRNGAQVYLEMVFRDGFYHADPHPGNFMLLPGGVVGIVDCGMVGVIDEGLRDELESLVVALTDGDVDGLAGTLWGMSNGQPDSARGKLRDDLADLLSESHRSIDQMDIANVIRGLLDVFAKYRIRPRPGMTQLLRMLVLLNGTSEKLSPEFSIQALLEPYRDEAIKRRLNPSRLMQRFQRSIVEWDKFFQALPVELANVMRRVQSGDFRVALDHRHLDTVVNRLVLGILTASMVLGSSLLWSMKAPPLIGEVSVMGLVFFLSAAILGWVLYRAVRSSGKTVPRD, from the coding sequence ATGCATACTGCTGACAACCCGACAACCATCCAACGCTTGGAGCGCGACGGCCCCCGAATGCGGGAAATCCTTGGCGTCGCGGTTCGTTACGGCCTAACCGACTACGTCTCGTCACTGCCTATTCCAGGGGCCAAGGCGGTGTTGGAGACGGCTCGGGACAAAGAATTGTCAGATCTGCCCCGAGAGGTTCGGCTCCGGGAGGCGCTCACTGAGCTCGGTCCGACCTTCATTAAGATTGGGCAAATGCTGTCGACACGACCCGATCTCATCGGTATCGAGCTGGCCGAAGAGCTCGCCAAACTCCAGTCAGCCACGCCACCGGATCCGCCAGAAGTTGTGAGGCGGACGCTCGAAGCCGAATTCGGAGTACCCCAAACCGATATCTTCGCGGAGTTCGACCCAGAGCCATTGGCCTCGGCATCGATTGCCCAGGTACACCTGGCACGGCTGTTCTCCGGGGAGCAGGTCGCCGTCAAGGTTCAGAAAAGCGGCATTCAGGCCACGATCGAGTCAGACCTTTCCGTCCTCGAGTCGCTCGCCGAGCTTGCCGACAAGCACTCGCAGAACCTAAGGTCCTGGGAGCCGGTCCGGCTGGTCCGCGAATTCCGACGTTCCATCACCGCCGAGCTCGACTTTCACCGAGAGCTCGAGAATACCGACCGGTTCCGGCACAACTTCGAGGAGGATGAATCGGTCCGATTCCCCCGGACCTGGCCGGAGCTTTCCACCACTCGCGTCTTGACCTTGGAACTCCTCGTGGGAATTCCGGGAACGGATGAGGATGCCCTCCGCAACAGCGGCGTCGACCTCAACGAATTCTCCAGAAACGGAGCGCAGGTGTACCTGGAAATGGTCTTTCGCGACGGCTTCTACCATGCCGACCCCCACCCGGGAAACTTCATGCTGCTACCCGGCGGAGTTGTTGGGATTGTCGACTGTGGAATGGTCGGCGTGATCGATGAGGGGCTGCGCGATGAGCTCGAATCCCTCGTCGTGGCCCTGACCGATGGCGATGTGGATGGACTTGCCGGCACGCTCTGGGGAATGTCCAACGGCCAACCCGATTCCGCGCGCGGGAAACTGCGCGACGACCTGGCCGACCTCCTCTCCGAGTCGCATCGGTCAATCGACCAGATGGACATCGCCAATGTCATCAGAGGCCTCCTCGATGTGTTTGCGAAATATCGCATTCGTCCTCGCCCCGGCATGACCCAGCTGCTGCGGATGCTCGTGCTTCTAAATGGCACGTCAGAGAAGCTGAGCCCCGAGTTCAGCATCCAAGCTTTGCTGGAGCCATACCGCGATGAAGCCATCAAGCGGCGACTCAATCCGAGCAGGTTGATGCAGCGCTTCCAGCGGAGCATTGTGGAATGGGACAAATTCTTCCAGGCCCTCCCCGTGGAACTGGCCAACGTGATGAGGCGGGTGCAGTCCGGCGACTTTCGTGTTGCGCTCGACCATCGTCATCTGGACACGGTCGTCAATCGTTTGGTTCTCGGCATCCTCACCGCGTCAATGGTGCTTGGCTCCTCCTTGTTGTGGAGCATGAAGGCGCCTCCGCTTATCGGTGAGGTTTCCGTAATGGGACTCGTGTTCTTTCTGTCGGCAGCCATCTTGGGATGGGTCCTGTATCGGGCGGTGCGAAGCTCCGGAAAGACCGTGCCAAGAGACTAA
- the dapL_1 gene encoding LL-diaminopimelate aminotransferase — MASALIHFPPMGVYETLFKFLDSTGKYMGTEGTHPWAQGFPLTTPVPGGPDIPTSISFTHADLKYPPATGGAELLEAIRDYYNHFYGSRITTDNIAIFAGGRPGIYATLAFLKPEYRVLIEETEYTPYWDALRILGRDHTIIPSGTENRFRPTLEDYRRHQAPSFVVKSNPCNPTGVTWRGETLRAMVDFCKEDGRAGLFDEAYELFQTGEPDSAMRYVGDIDQTNVFVVSAATKGLQAPGLRVGWVVASKENILLFRNFSSIAMGGVARPSQICTAGLLALDRVSHAREAIGRFYGSQRERYGAALADLGFELFTGDGGFYHWGRLPGGLSADAFNERLFAHNAAILPGTLCDMYRRGSTSPLANFVRFSFGPLKADSFEGDVEILKAACAAPTFA; from the coding sequence ATGGCATCCGCTCTGATTCATTTCCCCCCAATGGGCGTCTACGAGACCCTCTTCAAGTTCCTGGACAGTACGGGAAAGTACATGGGAACGGAAGGCACCCACCCGTGGGCTCAGGGCTTCCCCCTGACCACGCCGGTGCCGGGTGGGCCGGACATTCCCACGTCGATCAGCTTCACCCACGCAGACCTCAAATACCCGCCCGCAACCGGAGGCGCCGAGCTACTTGAGGCCATCCGCGATTACTACAACCATTTCTATGGCAGCCGAATCACCACCGATAACATCGCGATCTTCGCGGGGGGCCGGCCAGGCATCTATGCCACGCTTGCGTTCCTGAAGCCGGAGTACCGAGTTCTCATCGAGGAGACCGAATACACGCCTTATTGGGATGCCCTCCGAATCCTCGGTCGAGATCATACGATCATTCCGAGCGGAACCGAAAACCGGTTCAGACCGACGCTCGAGGACTACCGACGCCACCAAGCGCCATCATTCGTGGTCAAGAGCAATCCGTGCAATCCGACCGGCGTCACATGGCGGGGCGAAACCCTGCGAGCGATGGTCGACTTCTGCAAGGAAGACGGGAGGGCCGGGCTCTTTGACGAAGCCTATGAGCTGTTTCAGACGGGTGAGCCGGATAGCGCGATGCGCTATGTCGGCGATATCGACCAAACCAATGTGTTCGTCGTCAGCGCGGCGACGAAAGGCCTTCAGGCGCCGGGGCTTCGGGTTGGCTGGGTCGTCGCATCCAAGGAGAACATTCTGCTGTTTCGCAACTTCTCCAGCATCGCGATGGGTGGCGTGGCGCGGCCCTCGCAGATCTGCACGGCAGGCTTGCTGGCGCTCGATCGCGTGAGCCACGCCCGTGAGGCGATCGGGCGGTTCTATGGCTCCCAGCGCGAGCGGTATGGCGCTGCTTTGGCCGACCTGGGTTTCGAGCTGTTCACCGGCGATGGCGGCTTCTATCACTGGGGACGGCTGCCCGGAGGCCTGTCCGCCGATGCGTTCAACGAAAGGCTCTTCGCCCATAACGCGGCCATCTTGCCAGGCACCCTTTGCGACATGTATCGTCGCGGCTCGACTTCGCCGCTCGCCAACTTCGTGCGGTTCTCTTTTGGGCCGCTCAAAGCGGATAGCTTCGAGGGGGACGTCGAAATCCTCAAGGCAGCCTGCGCCGCGCCGACGTTCGCCTAG
- the pbpE_1 gene encoding Penicillin-binding protein 4* encodes MVIGDRVRRGLAAVDDYLRVHKFSGAIRIASHEGLLLDHASGLANRADSVPNQIDTRFGTASWTKSFTAAAIGRLVERGRTSFATKVVDLLPEERRPATLSRDVTLHHLLTHTSGIADYYDEVALGPAAFEDIWREHPAYLFRKPADFLPLFAHLPPRAQPGGIEGSYCSAGFILLGLIVEELSEGDYADFVERDIFRPAGMTDSGFLAMDEVHERVAIGYIEDERGTRTNHYAIPAVGGPDGGAFTTVQDLAKFLYALENGTFFGPGVLAAMRTPHVRVEGVPYGYGLWLHESGLGQSFGGVGADPGYSARAFRYPEAGISLMMLGNTIDATDGVFGAWLDAVTI; translated from the coding sequence ATGGTTATTGGGGATCGAGTCCGACGAGGGCTCGCGGCAGTTGACGACTATCTGAGGGTCCACAAGTTCAGCGGGGCGATTCGCATCGCCTCGCACGAGGGGCTGCTCCTGGACCATGCCTCCGGGCTCGCCAACCGTGCCGATAGCGTCCCGAACCAGATCGATACGCGGTTCGGAACCGCCTCGTGGACGAAATCTTTCACAGCGGCGGCGATCGGACGGCTCGTGGAGAGGGGTCGGACCTCCTTTGCCACGAAAGTTGTCGACCTCTTGCCGGAAGAACGGCGTCCGGCGACCCTTTCCCGCGACGTAACCCTTCACCATCTGCTGACCCACACGTCGGGAATCGCCGACTACTATGACGAAGTCGCGCTCGGCCCCGCCGCGTTCGAAGACATCTGGAGGGAGCACCCGGCTTACCTCTTCCGCAAGCCTGCCGATTTTCTGCCGCTGTTTGCCCATCTTCCGCCCCGCGCGCAACCCGGGGGGATCGAGGGCTCGTACTGCAGTGCCGGATTTATCCTGCTTGGCCTGATCGTGGAAGAGCTATCGGAGGGAGACTACGCAGACTTCGTGGAGCGCGACATTTTCCGCCCAGCCGGAATGACCGATAGTGGATTCCTAGCGATGGACGAGGTGCATGAGCGGGTTGCCATCGGCTACATCGAGGATGAGCGTGGCACCCGCACAAACCATTACGCGATACCTGCCGTCGGAGGACCGGATGGCGGCGCCTTCACAACCGTCCAAGACCTCGCCAAGTTTCTCTATGCGCTCGAAAATGGCACGTTCTTTGGACCCGGCGTCTTGGCCGCGATGCGGACACCGCATGTGCGTGTCGAGGGAGTCCCGTACGGTTATGGGCTATGGCTGCACGAATCAGGGCTTGGTCAGAGCTTCGGGGGTGTAGGGGCCGATCCCGGTTACAGCGCCCGAGCGTTTCGCTATCCGGAGGCAGGCATAAGTTTGATGATGCTCGGCAATACGATCGATGCTACCGACGGTGTCTTCGGAGCCTGGCTCGATGCAGTCACGATCTAG